Proteins encoded by one window of Rouxiella chamberiensis:
- a CDS encoding ferritin-like domain-containing protein, with translation MSHSKAYEDYIDWVRDAHAMEEQAEAMLKKMADRLEHYPVLQEGITRHITETQDQQRLVKSVLDRLDTSSSTFKDVAGKVAAAGQAFGGMFASDEVIKGSISGYVFEHLEIASYTNLIAAAEAVGDLEGAKIFLQIKKQEEAMAAWLAEHSPAVTKEYLARLDNPDQESKR, from the coding sequence ATGAGTCACTCAAAAGCTTATGAAGATTATATCGACTGGGTACGCGATGCTCATGCCATGGAAGAACAGGCAGAAGCCATGCTCAAAAAAATGGCCGACCGTCTTGAGCACTATCCCGTGCTGCAGGAAGGAATAACCCGCCATATTACCGAAACGCAGGATCAGCAGCGTCTCGTAAAATCCGTGCTCGACAGACTCGATACCTCCAGTTCAACCTTCAAGGATGTCGCAGGGAAAGTGGCGGCGGCCGGTCAGGCATTTGGCGGGATGTTCGCGAGCGACGAAGTCATTAAAGGCAGCATAAGCGGCTACGTTTTCGAACATCTCGAAATTGCCTCCTACACGAATCTTATTGCCGCAGCGGAAGCCGTTGGCGATTTGGAAGGCGCCAAAATCTTCCTGCAAATCAAAAAACAGGAAGAAGCGATGGCGGCCTGGCTCGCCGAGCATAGCCCTGCCGTGACAAAAGAATATCTGGCACGTCTTGATAATCCGGATCAAGAAAGCAAACGCTGA